Proteins encoded within one genomic window of Lysinibacillus sphaericus:
- a CDS encoding YxeA family protein, with translation MKKMFISIGALFILFVAGLIVLMTVDFNRLNKDTYYVHITSDGELEEYKADDGQILQTYWYELPAFKENGEEMTLKFSAQKNLRLDAYLKLYVKKENEVTSYDEIQFDDMPAKVQAQMK, from the coding sequence ATGAAAAAGATGTTTATTAGTATAGGAGCACTGTTTATCCTGTTTGTGGCAGGTCTAATTGTACTTATGACCGTAGACTTTAATCGTTTAAATAAAGATACTTACTATGTGCATATTACCTCAGATGGGGAATTGGAAGAATATAAGGCTGATGATGGACAAATACTCCAAACGTATTGGTATGAGCTACCGGCATTTAAAGAAAACGGAGAAGAGATGACATTGAAATTTTCTGCACAAAAAAATCTGCGTCTGGACGCCTATTTAAAGCTTTACGTGAAAAAGGAAAATGAAGTGACATCTTATGATGAAATACAATTTGATGATATGCCAGCAAAAGTGCAGGCTCAAATGAAATAA
- a CDS encoding response regulator transcription factor has product MAEPTILIVEDEADLANLLKVSLLKEGYKQIHTADSIEKAWISFQQTTPDIVLLDVMLPDGEGYDLCRRIREVSHIPVLFLSAKNEEIDKILGLAIGGDDYITKPFSPKEVAYRVKAQLRRAGYQIQETPLPVAKAIQVGPFVLNSDETEVHKDGTLLELTAKEIGLMACFMHNPNRILSKETLFERVWSEDFFGSDNTVMVHIRRLREKIEVDPSKPVFITTVKGLGYKLVVPKELQR; this is encoded by the coding sequence ATGGCAGAACCAACCATATTAATTGTAGAAGATGAAGCTGATTTAGCCAATCTTCTAAAGGTCAGTCTCCTAAAAGAAGGCTATAAACAAATTCATACAGCTGACTCCATTGAAAAAGCTTGGATAAGCTTTCAACAAACAACCCCCGACATTGTGCTCCTTGATGTCATGCTTCCAGACGGTGAAGGCTATGATTTGTGCCGTCGAATTCGTGAAGTTTCGCATATCCCAGTGCTGTTCTTATCAGCCAAAAATGAAGAAATCGATAAAATATTAGGGCTCGCTATTGGTGGTGACGATTATATTACAAAACCTTTTAGCCCTAAAGAAGTTGCTTATCGTGTAAAGGCTCAGCTACGTCGAGCCGGCTATCAAATACAGGAGACGCCATTACCTGTTGCAAAGGCGATTCAAGTTGGACCATTCGTGCTCAATAGTGATGAAACAGAAGTACATAAAGACGGTACTTTATTAGAGTTAACGGCTAAGGAGATTGGTTTAATGGCTTGTTTTATGCATAATCCTAACCGTATTTTAAGCAAGGAAACATTATTTGAACGTGTATGGAGCGAGGATTTCTTTGGCTCAGACAATACAGTTATGGTGCACATACGTCGTCTTCGTGAAAAGATTGAAGTGGATCCATCTAAACCGGTTTTTATTACAACTGTTAAAGGGCTTGGCTATAAATTAGTTGTGCCAAAAGAGTTACAACGATGA
- a CDS encoding FAD-dependent oxidoreductase: MKFVIIGGDAAGMSAAMEIYRNVPGAEITSLERGFIYSYGQCGLPYVVDGRISSTKRLIARDVETFRDKYGIDARVGHEVERIDVENQLVMGTQFSGEPFEIAYDKLLIATGADPIMPVKKGAELAGIHKIKTIPGLEELLADLSPNIEQVTILGGGYIGLEMAETIHACNKKVRLIQRGSQVANILDEELAKHVHDEAKKQGIELLLNTNVEGFEGSSRVERIITNNGVLETDLVIVAAGIKPNTQFLDGTNIALAKNGAIVVNRHLETSVENIYAAGDCATHFHIVKERLDYVPLGTTANKQGRLAGLNMSGKFAPFRGIVGTSIMKFFDLTIATTGINENTAKKLGFDYEAYKLSARHIAGYYPGAQRMYIKIVVQKRDQQLLGAQIVGPAGVDKRIDVFATALYNKMTLPDLLDLDLAYAPPFNGVWDPLQQAARMNGRI; encoded by the coding sequence ATGAAGTTCGTAATTATTGGGGGAGATGCGGCGGGAATGTCAGCCGCTATGGAGATTTATAGAAATGTACCAGGGGCAGAAATTACCTCTTTAGAGCGTGGATTTATTTATTCATATGGACAATGTGGATTGCCTTATGTAGTAGATGGTCGGATTTCATCGACAAAGCGCCTAATCGCGCGAGATGTGGAGACATTCCGTGATAAATACGGTATTGATGCGCGCGTTGGACATGAGGTCGAACGCATCGATGTAGAGAACCAGCTTGTTATGGGTACGCAATTTTCAGGCGAACCATTCGAAATTGCTTATGATAAGCTTCTTATCGCTACTGGAGCGGATCCGATAATGCCAGTAAAGAAAGGTGCAGAATTAGCTGGTATTCATAAAATTAAAACAATACCTGGATTAGAAGAATTACTGGCCGATTTATCGCCAAATATCGAACAGGTGACCATTCTTGGTGGAGGCTATATCGGACTTGAAATGGCCGAAACGATTCATGCATGTAATAAAAAAGTTCGACTGATACAACGAGGTAGTCAAGTTGCCAATATTTTAGATGAAGAACTAGCAAAGCATGTTCATGATGAGGCGAAAAAGCAAGGAATAGAGCTTCTATTAAATACGAATGTTGAAGGCTTTGAAGGCTCTTCACGAGTTGAACGAATCATTACAAATAATGGCGTGTTAGAGACGGATTTAGTAATTGTCGCTGCTGGCATAAAACCGAACACACAATTTTTAGATGGGACAAACATTGCACTAGCTAAAAATGGAGCCATCGTTGTTAACCGCCATTTAGAGACGTCGGTTGAGAATATCTATGCGGCTGGAGATTGTGCAACCCATTTTCATATTGTAAAGGAACGCTTAGATTATGTACCTCTTGGAACGACAGCAAATAAGCAGGGGCGCTTAGCTGGACTGAATATGTCTGGAAAGTTTGCACCGTTTCGGGGCATTGTTGGCACCTCTATAATGAAATTCTTTGATTTGACAATCGCTACTACAGGCATCAATGAAAACACTGCCAAAAAGCTTGGGTTCGATTACGAGGCATATAAACTCTCAGCACGTCATATTGCAGGCTACTACCCAGGCGCACAACGGATGTATATTAAAATTGTTGTGCAAAAGAGAGATCAGCAACTATTAGGGGCACAAATCGTTGGACCTGCTGGTGTAGATAAACGTATTGATGTCTTTGCTACGGCTTTATACAATAAAATGACATTACCGGACTTACTCGATTTAGATTTAGCATATGCCCCACCTTTCAATGGGGTATGGGATCCTTTACAACAAGCTGCAAGAATGAATGGACGGATCTAG
- a CDS encoding ABC transporter permease, with translation MTLFSLARKNIQRNLSNYFLYIASMVFSIVIYFTFVTLKYNDELAASANMSQQIKGLMSASSIVLLFFIVIFIAYSNSFFMKKRKKEVALYSLLGVRKQKIGLMLFFENLVIGLLSLILGIVLGFFMSKVLVTILVRLMGYQVVANLTFTPEAVLQTAGIFAVLFLFTSLQGYRVIYQFKLIDLFHAEKQGEKIPRASLLAAILGTVFIGFSYYTASTDIFTSSIWKLFSILGTPLLVIGLTIAGTYLLFHSVSVFVLTALKNATSWSWRGLNLIGVSQLLYRIRANAKSLSIIAILSATTITAGGGVFGMYYNTEATVRHMLPNTFMWKGEAVEFDQQKVLYNETIDVKNLRVDNEFAFFEYTLLKESDYNRLATLQGTNRELHIADGLAILLDVNFDERFSHNFTGENFKLQSGESFYIDKMYTDSVLNFMSAGTVLVVNDQVFAATNAEAVTMQLIAMDDDLKQQSVSKEIYEQLSTEQQEWFSSVPQSYEDSLGTVGSLLFVGSFLGLVFLAATGSIIYFKVLTEAEEDQAKYAVLNKIGVNSKQILKTVAGQVAVIFSAPLVVGIVHSAFALLAFSQLFNMDITKPVLLWMIAYSIIYGLYYLFTVRSFYKIVRQGN, from the coding sequence ATGACGTTATTTAGCTTGGCGCGCAAAAATATTCAGCGCAATTTATCGAATTATTTTTTATACATCGCTTCGATGGTGTTTAGTATCGTCATTTACTTTACATTTGTCACGTTAAAATACAATGATGAGCTTGCGGCTTCAGCAAATATGTCGCAACAAATTAAAGGACTAATGAGTGCATCGTCGATTGTACTGTTATTTTTCATTGTGATTTTTATCGCGTATTCCAATTCGTTTTTTATGAAGAAGCGGAAAAAAGAAGTGGCACTCTATTCACTATTAGGTGTACGTAAGCAAAAAATAGGATTAATGCTCTTTTTTGAGAATTTAGTTATTGGGCTTTTATCATTGATTTTAGGCATTGTACTAGGCTTTTTTATGTCAAAGGTGCTAGTAACAATTTTAGTGCGACTGATGGGCTATCAAGTCGTAGCAAATTTAACATTTACACCGGAAGCAGTGCTTCAAACAGCAGGGATTTTTGCGGTGCTATTCTTATTTACGTCCTTACAGGGCTACAGAGTTATCTACCAATTTAAATTAATCGACTTGTTTCATGCAGAGAAGCAAGGGGAGAAAATTCCCCGTGCATCCCTTTTGGCAGCAATACTGGGCACAGTGTTTATTGGATTTAGTTATTACACAGCCTCTACAGATATTTTCACAAGCTCTATTTGGAAATTATTCTCGATTCTTGGTACGCCACTTCTAGTAATAGGTTTGACAATTGCAGGGACATACTTATTGTTTCATAGTGTCAGCGTGTTCGTGCTGACGGCGCTAAAAAACGCTACATCTTGGTCGTGGAGAGGGTTAAATTTAATAGGTGTTTCACAGCTATTGTATCGTATACGTGCAAATGCTAAATCGTTGTCTATCATCGCCATTCTAAGTGCTACAACGATTACCGCAGGTGGTGGTGTTTTTGGAATGTACTACAATACCGAAGCAACGGTGCGTCATATGTTACCAAACACATTTATGTGGAAAGGTGAAGCAGTAGAGTTTGACCAACAGAAGGTGTTATACAATGAAACGATTGATGTCAAAAATTTACGTGTCGATAATGAATTTGCTTTTTTTGAATATACATTATTGAAGGAATCCGATTACAATCGTTTAGCGACATTACAGGGGACAAATCGTGAACTGCATATAGCAGATGGTTTAGCTATTTTACTAGATGTTAATTTTGATGAACGTTTTTCACATAACTTTACGGGTGAAAACTTTAAATTGCAGAGTGGGGAATCCTTTTATATCGACAAAATGTACACAGATAGTGTGCTAAACTTTATGTCAGCTGGTACGGTGCTTGTCGTAAACGACCAAGTTTTTGCTGCGACCAATGCCGAAGCGGTAACCATGCAGCTTATTGCTATGGATGATGATTTAAAGCAGCAAAGTGTGTCTAAAGAAATTTATGAACAACTATCAACTGAGCAACAAGAATGGTTTTCAAGTGTTCCTCAAAGCTATGAGGATAGTTTAGGTACAGTCGGCTCATTACTATTTGTAGGCAGTTTTTTAGGGCTTGTATTTTTAGCCGCTACTGGCAGTATTATTTACTTTAAAGTGTTAACAGAGGCAGAAGAAGATCAGGCGAAGTATGCAGTATTAAATAAAATCGGTGTGAATAGTAAGCAAATATTGAAGACAGTCGCAGGACAGGTTGCTGTTATATTTAGCGCACCACTTGTGGTCGGTATCGTACACAGTGCTTTCGCGCTACTAGCGTTTTCACAATTATTTAATATGGATATAACGAAGCCTGTACTATTATGGATGATTGCCTATTCAATCATTTACGGCTTGTATTATCTCTTTACTGTACGGTCGTTTTATAAAATTGTGAGACAGGGGAATTAA
- a CDS encoding acetamidase/formamidase family protein, with product MHEKANQPENDESVQQPKAVETLFVNDFIDGILDPQQKMLGPVKNGGTIIANTTPGCWGPMLTPTIRGGHEVTKPVFVEGAEVGDAIVITIKSIQVTSLATASGHDEAIIDRFIGDPFVSVKCPGCGKLHPATVVDGIGPHAIRCSTCDTETAPFKMTNGYTMALDQKGNIGLTVGREGARRIALDAKNYMRTPENSVQNPVVALASSDLIGVMARMRPFLGQLGTTPSKAMPDSHNAGDFGSFLIGAPHEYAFTQAELDTHRTDGHMDISRVREGATIICPVKVPGGGVYIGDMHAMQGDGEIAGHTTDVAGIVQLQVSVLKKVALEGPILLPNEEDLPYTAKPFSKEEKRRARELAEEFGVKQVEEVFPVSIVGTGTTLNDATTNAISRAAKLFEMTEPEVMNRATITGSIEIGRHPGVVTATFQVPKTVLKKARIYKPIKKQYD from the coding sequence ATGCATGAAAAAGCTAATCAACCAGAAAATGACGAAAGTGTTCAGCAGCCTAAAGCTGTGGAAACATTGTTTGTGAATGATTTCATAGACGGTATTTTAGATCCACAGCAAAAAATGCTTGGTCCTGTCAAAAATGGTGGCACAATTATTGCCAATACGACACCAGGGTGTTGGGGGCCGATGTTAACGCCAACCATTCGTGGTGGACACGAAGTAACAAAGCCGGTCTTTGTAGAAGGTGCCGAAGTAGGCGATGCAATTGTTATCACAATAAAATCTATACAGGTAACATCACTTGCGACGGCATCTGGGCATGACGAGGCAATAATTGACCGTTTTATCGGTGATCCGTTCGTATCAGTAAAATGTCCCGGCTGTGGTAAACTTCATCCAGCTACTGTAGTGGATGGTATTGGGCCGCATGCAATACGCTGTTCAACTTGTGATACTGAAACTGCGCCATTTAAAATGACAAATGGTTATACAATGGCACTAGACCAAAAGGGTAATATCGGTTTAACCGTAGGGCGAGAGGGTGCTCGACGTATTGCATTGGATGCAAAAAATTATATGCGCACGCCTGAAAACTCTGTGCAAAACCCTGTCGTTGCTCTTGCATCAAGTGACTTAATCGGCGTTATGGCAAGAATGCGACCATTTTTAGGTCAGCTAGGGACAACGCCTTCAAAGGCGATGCCAGATTCTCATAATGCTGGTGATTTTGGCTCATTTTTAATAGGAGCTCCACATGAATATGCATTTACGCAAGCAGAATTAGATACTCACCGAACAGATGGGCACATGGATATTAGCCGTGTTCGTGAGGGGGCTACAATTATTTGCCCTGTAAAAGTACCAGGTGGTGGCGTGTACATTGGTGATATGCATGCCATGCAAGGAGACGGTGAAATTGCTGGACATACAACAGATGTCGCAGGAATCGTACAACTACAGGTAAGTGTATTGAAAAAAGTAGCACTTGAAGGCCCGATATTATTACCAAATGAAGAAGATCTTCCATACACAGCAAAGCCTTTTTCAAAAGAAGAAAAACGTAGAGCCCGCGAACTTGCGGAGGAATTTGGGGTCAAACAGGTGGAAGAAGTGTTCCCTGTTTCGATAGTGGGTACAGGTACAACATTAAATGATGCGACAACTAATGCAATTAGCAGAGCCGCAAAGCTATTTGAAATGACTGAGCCAGAAGTAATGAATCGTGCAACCATTACGGGTTCCATAGAAATCGGCCGCCATCCAGGTGTCGTTACGGCAACATTCCAAGTTCCGAAGACGGTGCTAAAAAAAGCACGAATATACAAACCGATTAAAAAGCAATATGATTAA
- a CDS encoding HPP family protein, whose product MADFVRLQEKDVKNHRLKAYLAKMSGGGHAPSRTNFADALTGAAGGLLCIFVLLCLTNYTGTPWLMASLGGSCVLVFVVWNAPLSQPRNIIGGHMISAFIGVAMYSLLGSSVISISLAVGLTIFCMALAGVIHPPAGANPIIIILGGYGWSYLIMPVFIGAVIIVIFGLLINNLRQTRKYPQFW is encoded by the coding sequence ATGGCCGATTTCGTACGTTTACAAGAAAAAGATGTAAAAAATCATCGTTTAAAAGCATATTTAGCTAAGATGAGTGGAGGTGGACATGCTCCTTCTAGAACTAATTTCGCTGATGCGTTAACAGGTGCTGCTGGTGGTTTACTATGTATCTTTGTATTACTTTGTTTAACAAACTATACAGGGACACCGTGGTTAATGGCATCACTTGGGGGGAGCTGTGTACTGGTATTTGTCGTATGGAATGCGCCGCTGTCACAACCTCGAAATATTATAGGTGGGCATATGATTTCAGCTTTTATCGGCGTGGCGATGTATTCATTGTTAGGATCGAGCGTTATTTCGATTAGTCTTGCAGTCGGCTTGACTATTTTCTGTATGGCACTTGCTGGGGTAATACATCCACCGGCAGGAGCAAACCCGATTATCATTATTTTAGGCGGCTACGGCTGGAGCTATTTAATAATGCCAGTATTCATAGGGGCAGTGATTATTGTCATTTTTGGCTTGCTAATTAATAATTTACGACAAACGAGAAAGTACCCACAATTTTGGTAA
- a CDS encoding DUF6509 family protein, with the protein MDITQFSMEEILDPTNIIEGKRFEFILDVDIDEEDELYHEAGIEIRVLIGEKEGAPFILNYFIMEKAEGEYLDFALEDDELEEILTFCKEEITKA; encoded by the coding sequence ATGGATATTACACAATTCTCGATGGAAGAAATTTTAGATCCGACGAATATTATTGAAGGTAAACGTTTTGAATTTATTTTAGATGTGGACATTGACGAAGAGGATGAGCTATACCATGAAGCAGGTATTGAAATTCGTGTTTTAATTGGTGAAAAAGAAGGAGCTCCATTTATTTTAAATTATTTCATTATGGAGAAGGCAGAGGGAGAGTATTTAGACTTTGCACTGGAAGATGATGAATTAGAAGAAATTTTAACGTTCTGCAAAGAAGAAATCACAAAAGCTTAA
- a CDS encoding CaiB/BaiF CoA transferase family protein has translation MGILKGLKILDFSALLPGPMATMIFADLGAEVIHVESSKRVDLTRIMPPYDEDHEAYIHQHLNRSKKSLTLNLKAPEAIDIVKTLVQEYDVIIEGFRPGVMQRLGIGYETLKEVNPKLIYCAITGYGQTGPYSNRPGHDNNYLALAGVLDYSRHKDKKPVSMGIQLADIAGGTMHAAIGVLAAALHREKTGEGQFVDISMTDAVFSLNAMYGSAYIGGGRVPQPEQEILNGGSYYDFYKTKDGRFFSVGSLEPQFRRLLCEALDIPELIDNTFNDSYYTQIRFKEAVHDAFLSKTYNEWLEVFNEDFEGCVEPVLTFPEACEHPQLQARGMIVEIPKNDGTTQKQIASAFKFDGVNPAYKHVGAKLGEHNEEVLTSLGYSAEQINALQEKGVLE, from the coding sequence TTGGGTATTTTAAAGGGGTTAAAAATTCTCGATTTTTCTGCATTACTACCAGGGCCAATGGCGACAATGATTTTTGCTGACCTAGGTGCGGAGGTTATTCATGTAGAATCCTCCAAACGCGTTGACTTAACGCGTATTATGCCTCCCTATGATGAAGATCATGAGGCATATATTCATCAACACTTGAATCGTTCTAAAAAGTCTCTTACATTAAATTTGAAAGCGCCTGAGGCTATAGATATTGTAAAGACACTCGTACAAGAATATGACGTTATCATTGAAGGTTTTCGACCAGGGGTTATGCAAAGACTTGGTATCGGCTATGAAACGTTAAAAGAAGTGAATCCAAAATTGATTTATTGTGCGATTACAGGCTATGGTCAAACTGGTCCGTATAGCAACCGACCTGGGCATGATAATAATTATTTGGCACTAGCAGGGGTGCTCGATTACTCTCGTCATAAAGACAAAAAGCCCGTTTCTATGGGGATTCAGCTAGCAGATATTGCTGGCGGTACGATGCATGCTGCCATCGGGGTACTTGCTGCTGCACTGCACCGTGAAAAAACTGGAGAAGGTCAGTTTGTGGATATTAGTATGACCGATGCGGTATTTTCTCTTAACGCAATGTATGGCTCTGCCTATATCGGCGGCGGTCGTGTACCGCAACCCGAACAAGAAATTTTAAATGGCGGTAGCTACTATGATTTTTATAAAACAAAGGATGGTCGATTTTTCTCCGTGGGCAGTCTTGAGCCACAGTTTCGTAGGTTGCTCTGTGAAGCACTAGATATTCCTGAACTAATCGATAATACGTTTAATGATTCGTACTATACACAAATTCGCTTTAAAGAGGCTGTGCATGATGCCTTTTTATCGAAAACCTACAACGAATGGCTTGAAGTCTTTAATGAAGATTTTGAAGGTTGTGTCGAGCCAGTGTTAACTTTTCCAGAAGCATGCGAGCATCCACAGTTACAAGCTCGTGGCATGATTGTGGAGATTCCGAAAAACGATGGTACGACGCAAAAACAAATTGCATCTGCTTTTAAATTTGATGGCGTCAATCCAGCGTACAAGCATGTTGGCGCAAAGCTTGGTGAACATAACGAAGAAGTACTGACATCACTTGGCTATAGTGCTGAACAAATCAACGCACTTCAAGAAAAAGGGGTTTTAGAGTAA
- a CDS encoding sensor histidine kinase, with the protein MKWRLTARFLLSILSIVIIVIFVNTAILFGLILYQQFNKFNDATADTEEIFVREFQQYIDVSNGLPSVSKEGLQQLHQRNAWIQLLDVNGQVTDAYFEPQEALSHYAPIDLIQVYKYKEFDVDTTVYVGSKDNINYLIGIKGSGVSRYVVHLSGASTLQLIGKYGLLIIIADLLVATLVGWLFGRTLTKPLYAMIERIQHLKNHKHLPIKVPKGLYRPVFENLSEVSSELAAHEQERKRLEMMREEWISNVSHDMKTPLASIRGYAELLNDRNLSPSDRTEYAQIIEKQSLHMQELLDDLNLTMRLRHQQLPLTLTEVNMVQFMREIVIDTLNTPPYEQANIDFDATAEVILHSIDEHFMRRAVVNFLYNALLHNPPDVNVHVTVDTNTITIADNGRGISAEDLAHIFERYYRGTNTEQIQGTGLGTAIARDIIEAHGGTVTILSEEQKGTTVTIQL; encoded by the coding sequence ATGAAATGGCGCTTAACAGCACGCTTTTTACTTTCCATCTTATCGATTGTCATCATCGTTATTTTTGTTAATACTGCCATATTATTTGGACTAATTCTCTATCAGCAATTTAACAAATTTAATGATGCTACCGCAGATACCGAGGAAATTTTTGTACGCGAGTTCCAGCAGTATATTGATGTGAGCAATGGGCTTCCTTCTGTCAGTAAAGAAGGGCTTCAACAATTACACCAACGAAATGCTTGGATTCAATTGCTTGATGTAAATGGCCAAGTGACGGATGCTTATTTTGAACCTCAAGAGGCACTTTCTCATTATGCGCCTATTGATTTAATTCAAGTTTATAAATATAAAGAATTCGATGTTGATACAACAGTTTATGTAGGAAGTAAAGATAACATTAACTATTTAATCGGTATTAAAGGCAGTGGCGTTTCAAGATACGTGGTTCATCTTTCAGGCGCATCTACATTACAACTTATCGGAAAGTATGGCTTGCTTATCATTATTGCGGATTTACTAGTTGCAACGCTTGTTGGTTGGTTATTCGGTCGCACGCTCACTAAGCCCCTTTACGCCATGATTGAACGCATTCAGCATTTAAAAAATCACAAACATTTACCTATAAAAGTTCCAAAAGGTCTGTATCGTCCAGTCTTTGAAAATTTAAGTGAAGTATCGAGCGAGTTGGCTGCCCATGAGCAAGAACGCAAGCGTTTAGAGATGATGCGTGAGGAGTGGATTAGTAACGTCTCGCACGATATGAAGACGCCACTTGCATCCATTCGGGGTTATGCAGAGTTATTAAATGATCGGAACTTATCGCCAAGCGATCGAACGGAATATGCCCAAATTATTGAAAAGCAGTCTTTGCATATGCAAGAATTACTAGATGATTTAAATTTAACAATGCGACTTAGACATCAGCAACTTCCGCTAACTTTAACGGAAGTGAATATGGTACAGTTTATGCGCGAAATTGTCATTGACACACTCAATACACCTCCCTATGAGCAAGCAAATATTGACTTTGATGCTACAGCAGAGGTTATTCTACATTCTATAGATGAACATTTTATGCGACGGGCTGTAGTGAATTTTTTATATAATGCATTGCTGCATAATCCTCCCGATGTAAACGTACATGTAACGGTTGATACGAACACTATTACTATAGCCGATAATGGTCGGGGCATAAGTGCCGAAGATTTAGCCCATATTTTTGAGCGCTATTACCGTGGAACCAATACTGAGCAAATACAAGGTACTGGACTGGGAACTGCAATTGCACGAGATATTATTGAAGCTCACGGAGGAACCGTAACCATCCTATCTGAAGAGCAAAAAGGAACTACAGTAACTATTCAATTATAA
- a CDS encoding ABC transporter ATP-binding protein, producing the protein MTPLLKVENVGKTYGKGANTFTALANITFEVAQGEFVGVMGPSGAGKSTLLNVLATIDTPTTGDIVIGNTNLAHMKDTQLADFRRDNLGFIFQDYNLLDSLTVRENIVLPLAIAKVPQKEIAIRVERIAQLFGISELLEKYPYQISGGQKQRTASSRALVTAPKLIFADEPTGALDSKSATDLLESLSDLNQSHAATIMMVTHDAFAASFCQRILFIQDGQLSKEIHRGIQTRKQFFQEILQVLAGIGGGVNDVI; encoded by the coding sequence ATGACGCCATTATTAAAAGTAGAAAATGTAGGTAAAACGTATGGTAAAGGCGCGAATACATTTACAGCGCTAGCAAATATAACATTTGAAGTAGCGCAAGGTGAGTTCGTCGGTGTAATGGGACCTTCTGGTGCAGGGAAATCGACGCTTTTAAATGTTTTAGCAACCATTGATACGCCAACAACGGGCGATATTGTGATAGGTAATACAAATTTAGCGCATATGAAAGATACGCAATTAGCAGATTTTCGTCGTGATAATTTAGGGTTTATCTTCCAAGATTATAATTTGCTCGATTCATTAACCGTGCGCGAAAATATTGTACTACCACTTGCCATTGCAAAGGTGCCACAGAAGGAAATTGCTATACGGGTAGAGCGTATTGCACAGTTATTTGGCATTAGTGAGCTACTTGAAAAATATCCTTACCAAATTTCAGGTGGTCAAAAGCAAAGAACAGCATCATCTCGTGCATTAGTAACAGCACCGAAGCTTATTTTCGCTGATGAACCAACAGGAGCACTCGATTCAAAATCAGCGACAGATTTACTCGAAAGTTTAAGTGATTTAAATCAATCCCATGCGGCAACCATCATGATGGTTACACACGATGCGTTTGCAGCAAGCTTCTGTCAGCGCATTCTCTTTATCCAAGATGGGCAGCTTTCCAAGGAAATTCATCGTGGGATACAAACGAGAAAGCAGTTTTTCCAGGAGATATTACAGGTGCTTGCAGGCATCGGAGGTGGAGTAAATGACGTTATTTAG